In Dioscorea cayenensis subsp. rotundata cultivar TDr96_F1 chromosome 26, TDr96_F1_v2_PseudoChromosome.rev07_lg8_w22 25.fasta, whole genome shotgun sequence, the following proteins share a genomic window:
- the LOC120253084 gene encoding LOW QUALITY PROTEIN: O-fucosyltransferase 8 (The sequence of the model RefSeq protein was modified relative to this genomic sequence to represent the inferred CDS: deleted 2 bases in 2 codons), translating into MKSGSFLSINWEFGMVVGNVKIMPSSLKKNRYGRHSNVCSLPEKSVLAHGLKSDGGYCGAAAKGLECGKRHMVIWKHLRMLGFVLGLMTSFFVLDSLMLSVIHHLSARSAGPSRKTMGFEDGGRGYIVEKTKAKMMYRRLDNLADKALLMQNEVQNDENLLWEEPARQASRWKPCANKTNSLYQGQAVNHTGFILVSANGGLNQQRVAVCNAVAVAVLLNATLVLPKFLYSSVWKDSSQFGDIYQEDYFINLLKDDVRIVKELPSHLNSLDIEAIGSQFTDMDIMKESKPIDFVKIALPVLRRNGVVHFLGFGNRLAFDPLPYKLQRLRCKCNFHALKFVPQIQEVGSLLVQRIRRHNSMVSKLDAQLLGDHMPKAPTTNLDTSSQGSFKYLALHMRFETDMVAYSQCDFGGGEKEWNELQAYREIHFPTLVMRMKNESISPSELRMLGRCPLTPEEAALMLSALGFKSRTYIYLAGSHIYGGQSRMLPFTKLYPNLVTKEDLLTPSELAPFRNFSSRLAALDFIACATSDVFAMTDSGSQLSSLVSGYRVYHGDGQAPTLRPNKKRFAKILSENETISWDQFKDRVTKMIDEGHRVRSRRWGRSIYRQPRTPGCMCKDSS; encoded by the exons ATGAAAAGTGGTTCCTTTCTTAGTATCAATTGGGAATTTGGGATGGTGGTGGGTAATGTGAAAATCATGCCTTCTTCTTTGAAGAAGAATCGTTATGGGAGGCATTCTAATGTTTGTTCTTTGCCGGAAAAATCAGTTCTTGCTCATGGTTTGAAGAGTGATGGTGGTTACTGTGGTGCAGCAGCCAAGGGATTAGAGTGCGGAAAGCGGCATATGGTGATATGGAAGCATTTGAGGATGCTTGGTTTTGTTCTTGGATTGATGACTTCCTTTTTTGTGCTTGATTCTTTGATGCTTAGTGTGATCCATCATCTTAGTGCTCGGAGTGCTGGGCCTTCTAGAAAAACTATGGGGTTTGAG gaTGGAGGGAGAGGATACATTGTTGAGAAAACAAAGGCAAAAATGATGTACAGACGGCTAGACAACTTGGCTGATAAAGCTCTTTTAATG CAGAATGAAGTACAGAATGATGAGAATCTGCTATGGGAGGAACCAGCCAGG CAAGCATCTAGGTGGAAACCTTGTGCTAACAAAACTAACTCACTATATCAAG GGCAGGCTGTTAATCACACTGGTTTTATATTGGTGAGCGCCAATGGAGGACTAAACCAACAACGAGTTGCA GTGTGCAATGCCGTTGCTGTTGCTGTTCTTCTCAATGCAACCCTTGTTCTCCCTAAATTTCTTTACAGCAGTGTATGGAAGGATAGTAG CCAATTTGGTGATATTTACCAAGAAGATTATTTCATAAATCTTTTGAAGGATGATGTGCGTATTGTGAAAGAGCTGCCTTCTCATCTAAACTCACTTGATATTGAAGCAATTGGTAGTCAA TTTACAGACATGGACATAATGAAAGAGTCAAAGCCTATAGATTTTGTCAAAATAGCGCTTCCTGTTCTAAGAAGAAATGGAGTTGTTCATTTCCTCGGATTTGGAAATCGGCTTGCATTTGATCCATTGCCTTACAAACTGCAG AGGTTAAGATGCAAATGCAATTTTCATGCATTAAAATTTGTGCCTCAAATCCAAGAAGTTGGCTCTTTATTGGTCCAAAGAATAAGAAGGCACAACTCAATGGTGAGTAAACTAGATGCACAACTTCTTGGAGATCATATGCCTAAAGCTCCAACAACCAATCTTGATACATCATCACAAGGGTCATTCAAGTATCTAGCATTGCATATGAGGTTTGAAACAGATATGGTGGCATACTCACAATGTGATTTCGGCGGAGGGGAAAAGGAGTGGAATGAGTTACAAGCATACAGGGAGATTCATTTTCCCACACTTGTGATGAGAATGAAAAATGA ATCAATATCACCATCAGAATTGAGAATGTTGGGAAGATGCCCATTGACACCAGAGGAAGCGGCACTGATGCTCTCCGCCCTCGGCTTTAAAAGTAGGACTTACATCTATCTTGCCGGTTCTCATATCTATGGTGGTCAATCAAGAATGCTTCCATTCACCAAACTCTATCCAAATTTGGTCACAAAAGAAGATCTCCTTACTCCAAGTGAACTTGCACCTTTTAGAAATTTTTCTTCAAGA TTAGCAGCATTAGATTTCATTGCATGTGCAACTTCAGATGTC TTCGCCATGACTGATTCCGGGAGCCAGCTCTCTTCACTTGTTTCTGGTTATCGAGTGTACCATGGTGATGGCCAAGCACCAACATTGCGGCCGAACAAGAAGAGGTTTGCTAAGATTTTATCTGAGAATGAAACTATCAGCTGGGATCAGTTCAAGGACAGGGTGACGAAGATGATCGATGAAGGTCACAGAGTTCGTTCACGGCGTTGGGGAAGAAGCATTTACAGGCAACCAAGAACCCCAGGCTGCATGTGCAAGGACTCCTCTTGA
- the LOC120253147 gene encoding uncharacterized protein LOC120253147 isoform X1 — MASHTEGIALLSMYNDEEDDDEEPAVPPPEDDGDGDGDGDGGGSKETAAVPAPLSDGTPTPEPTPPVAQLRTPLGSDEDPDYYKSLRSPTPPPLPKIAEFQSQPTPPVRLPSSSPSPAPPVLENFDGRRAAKGSVAIVDYAHDEMALSPEPEDEEIGSGGRVLIESERPVSDGNFEGTTPSGAVCSLPPTGHSAPPQSSDLPEHLSSNTMDYTVTEPEVSQDQLVTVASAEMQIDVDPLNSFLPPPLTIQCPEELQDKINKFLVYKKAGKSFNADLRNRKDYRNPDFLQHAVRYQEIDQIGTCFSKDVFDPHGYDKSDYFDEIEADMKRELERKEQERKKAQKVDFVPGGTQTSAITQALKISAQIPGVVAPGLQSLPVAVDVIAKDSRQNKKSKWDKVDGDVKNPPLSGAQDNLSAVGVHAAHLSAANAGAGYTAFAKREEKLKIKDQARESLREDHDYSPDHQQKGFHVVACKEEEKLGKINL; from the exons ATGGCATCCCACACCGAGGGCATCGCCTTGCTATCCATGTACAACGACGAGGAAGATGACGACGAGGAACCGGCCGTACCACCGCCAGAGGacgatggagatggagatggtgaTGGCGATGGAGGTGGTTCGAAGGAAACCGCTGCCGTCCCCGCACCGCTGTCTGATGGCACACCGACTCCGGAACCTACCCCGCCTGTGGCTCAATTGCGCACCCCTCTTGGCTCCGATGAGGATCCGGACTATTACAAATCCCTAAGGAGCCCCACCCCTCCACCGCTGCCGAAGATCGCCGAATTCCAGTCCCAACCCACTCCGCCTGTCCGTTTGCCTTCGAGTTCTCCTTCGCCCGCTCCTCCGGTTTTGGAGAATTTTGATGGTCGGAGGGCAGCGAAGGGGTCGGTGGCGATCGTGGACTATGCTCACGATGAGATGGCGTTGTCCCCCGAACCGGAG GATGAGGAGATTGGGAGTGGTGgtcgtgttttgattgaatcTGAGCGTCCGGTGTCGGATG GGAACTTTGAGGGTACAACACCATCAGGGGCAGTTTGTTCTTTACCACCAACTGGGCACTCAGCTCCTCCTCAATCATCTGATTTACCTGAACACCTTTCATCCAACACAATGGATTATACTGTTACAGAGCCTGAAGTATCTCAAGACCAATTAGTCACTGTAGCTTCTGCAGAAAtgcaaattgatgttgatccaTTGAATAGTTTCCTCCCCCCACCACTGACAATTCAGTGCCCTGAGGAATTGCAG GACAAGATAAACAAGTTTCTGGTGTACAAAAAAGCTGGAAAAAGCTTCAATGCTGATTTACGCAACAGAAAGGATTACCGCAATCCTGATTTTTTGCAGCATGCAGTGAGGTACCAAGAAATAGATCAGATAGGGACTTGCTTCAGTAAAGATGTGTTTGACCCTCACGGGTATGACAAAAGTGACTATTTTGATGAAATAG aggCTGACATGAAGCGTGAATTGGAAAGAAAGGagcaagaaaggaaaaaagCCCAAAAAGTTGATTTTGTTCCTGGAGGCACACAAACTTCTGCAATTACTCAAGCATTAAAGATCAGCGCACAAATCCCAG GTGTTGTTGCTCCTGGATTACAATCACTTCCTGTGGCTGTTGATGTGATTGCAAAAGATTCCCGGCAGAATAAAAAGTCAAAATGGGATAAG GTTGATGGAGATGTTAAGAATCCACCACTTAGTGGAGCTCAAGATAATTTATCTGCGGTTGGTGTTCATGCAGCCCATTTATCAGCTGCAAATGCTGGTGCTGGATACACAGCATTTGC caaaagagaagagaagctGAAGATAAAAGATCAAGCGAGAGAAAGTTTGAGAGAAGATCATGACTATTCACCTGATCATCAGCAAAAGGGCTTTCATGTGGTTGCATG CAAAGAGGAAGAGAAGCTGGGAAAGATAAATTTGTGA
- the LOC120253147 gene encoding uncharacterized protein LOC120253147 isoform X2: MASHTEGIALLSMYNDEEDDDEEPAVPPPEDDGDGDGDGDGGGSKETAAVPAPLSDGTPTPEPTPPVAQLRTPLGSDEDPDYYKSLRSPTPPPLPKIAEFQSQPTPPVRLPSSSPSPAPPVLENFDGRRAAKGSVAIVDYAHDEMALSPEPEDEEIGSGGRVLIESERPVSDGNFEGTTPSGAVCSLPPTGHSAPPQSSDLPEHLSSNTMDYTVTEPEVSQDQLVTVASAEMQIDVDPLNSFLPPPLTIQCPEELQDKINKFLVYKKAGKSFNADLRNRKDYRNPDFLQHAVRYQEIDQIGTCFSKDVFDPHGYDKSDYFDEIEADMKRELERKEQERKKAQKVDFVPGGTQTSAITQALKISAQIPGVVAPGLQSLPVAVDVIAKDSRQNKKSKWDKVDGDVKNPPLSGAQDNLSAVGVHAAHLSAANAGAGYTAFAQQKRREAEDKRSSERKFERRS, translated from the exons ATGGCATCCCACACCGAGGGCATCGCCTTGCTATCCATGTACAACGACGAGGAAGATGACGACGAGGAACCGGCCGTACCACCGCCAGAGGacgatggagatggagatggtgaTGGCGATGGAGGTGGTTCGAAGGAAACCGCTGCCGTCCCCGCACCGCTGTCTGATGGCACACCGACTCCGGAACCTACCCCGCCTGTGGCTCAATTGCGCACCCCTCTTGGCTCCGATGAGGATCCGGACTATTACAAATCCCTAAGGAGCCCCACCCCTCCACCGCTGCCGAAGATCGCCGAATTCCAGTCCCAACCCACTCCGCCTGTCCGTTTGCCTTCGAGTTCTCCTTCGCCCGCTCCTCCGGTTTTGGAGAATTTTGATGGTCGGAGGGCAGCGAAGGGGTCGGTGGCGATCGTGGACTATGCTCACGATGAGATGGCGTTGTCCCCCGAACCGGAG GATGAGGAGATTGGGAGTGGTGgtcgtgttttgattgaatcTGAGCGTCCGGTGTCGGATG GGAACTTTGAGGGTACAACACCATCAGGGGCAGTTTGTTCTTTACCACCAACTGGGCACTCAGCTCCTCCTCAATCATCTGATTTACCTGAACACCTTTCATCCAACACAATGGATTATACTGTTACAGAGCCTGAAGTATCTCAAGACCAATTAGTCACTGTAGCTTCTGCAGAAAtgcaaattgatgttgatccaTTGAATAGTTTCCTCCCCCCACCACTGACAATTCAGTGCCCTGAGGAATTGCAG GACAAGATAAACAAGTTTCTGGTGTACAAAAAAGCTGGAAAAAGCTTCAATGCTGATTTACGCAACAGAAAGGATTACCGCAATCCTGATTTTTTGCAGCATGCAGTGAGGTACCAAGAAATAGATCAGATAGGGACTTGCTTCAGTAAAGATGTGTTTGACCCTCACGGGTATGACAAAAGTGACTATTTTGATGAAATAG aggCTGACATGAAGCGTGAATTGGAAAGAAAGGagcaagaaaggaaaaaagCCCAAAAAGTTGATTTTGTTCCTGGAGGCACACAAACTTCTGCAATTACTCAAGCATTAAAGATCAGCGCACAAATCCCAG GTGTTGTTGCTCCTGGATTACAATCACTTCCTGTGGCTGTTGATGTGATTGCAAAAGATTCCCGGCAGAATAAAAAGTCAAAATGGGATAAG GTTGATGGAGATGTTAAGAATCCACCACTTAGTGGAGCTCAAGATAATTTATCTGCGGTTGGTGTTCATGCAGCCCATTTATCAGCTGCAAATGCTGGTGCTGGATACACAGCATTTGC GCagcaaaagagaagagaagctGAAGATAAAAGATCAAGCGAGAGAAAGTTTGAGAGAAGATCATGA
- the LOC120253085 gene encoding LOW QUALITY PROTEIN: nucleobase-ascorbate transporter 2-like (The sequence of the model RefSeq protein was modified relative to this genomic sequence to represent the inferred CDS: deleted 1 base in 1 codon) translates to MADIKPEEITHPPMDQLQGFEYCIDSNPSWGEAVVLGFQHYILALGTAVMIPSFLVPLMGGTDGDKVRVVQTLLFVGGINTLLQTLFGTRLPTVIGGSYAFIVPIISIIQDSSFRDIPDGHERFLQTIRAIQGALIVASSIQIILGYSQLWGICSRFFSPLGMVPVVAAVGFGLFNRGFPVVGKCVEIGVPMLILFVAFSQYLKHIHTRRVPLLERFALLAATAIIWLYAHLLTVGGAYKHSPPLTQSHCRTDRANLISAAPWIKIPYPLQWGAPTFDAGHSFGMMAAVLVSLIESTGAYKAAARLASATPPPAHVLSRGIGWQGIGILLDGLFGTCTGSTVSVENVGLLGATRVGSRRVVQISAGFMIFFSMLGKFGALFASIPFPIFAAVYCVLFGLVAAVGLSFLQFTNMNSMRNLFITGVSLFLGLSIPEYFFSYTQSARHGPAHTDAGWFNDFINTIFSSPPTVALIVAVFLDNTLEFKDTARDRGMPWWARFRTFKGDSRNEEFYTLPFNLNRFFPPS, encoded by the exons ATGGCAGACATCAAACCAGAGGAGATCACTCATCCACCCATGGACCAGCTCCAGGGCTTTGAGTATTGCATCGACTCCAATCCATCTTGGG GAGAAGCCGTTGTTTTGGGATTTCAGCATTACATACTTGCCTTAGGAACTGCAGTAATGATCCCAAGTTTTTTAGTTCCCTTAATGGGTGGCACTGAT GGTGACAAGGTGCGAGTAGTGCAGACATTGTTGTTTGTGGGAGGTATAAACACTTTGCTGCAGACTCTCTTCGGCACTCGCCTTCCGACTGTGATCGGTGGCTCCTATGCCTTCATAGTCCCCATCATCTCCATAATTCAGGACTCATCCTTTAGAGATATACCAGATGGCCATGAG AGGTTCCTCCAAACCATAAGAGCAATTCAAGGAGCCTTGATTGTTGCTTCTAGCATTCAAATCATTCTAGGATACAGTCAGTTATGGGGCATTTGCTCAAG ATTTTTCAGTCCACTTGGAATGGTTCCGGTTGTTGCCGCAGTTGGCTTTGGCCTTTTCAATCGAGGATTTCCTGTG GTAGGAAAGTGTGTGGAAATCGGAGTTCCAATGCTTATCCTATTCGTTGCGTTCTCTCAG TATCTGAAGCATATACATACAAGGCGTGTGCCATTATTGGAGAGGTTTGCACTACTTGCAGCCACTGCAATCATCTGGCTCTATGCCCACCTGCTAACTGTGGGCGGTGCATACAAACACAGTCCTCCGCTCACTCAATCACATTGCCGCACGGACCGTGCCAATCTTATCTCCGCTGCTCCATG GATAAAGATTCCGTATCCACTGCAGTGGGGCGCGCCAACATTTGATGCTGGACATTCCTTCGGAATGATGGCTGCCGTGCTAGTTTCTTTAATTGAG TCGACAGGGGCCTAC AAGGCTGCAGCTCGACTAGCGAGTGCTACACCACCGCCTGCTCACGTGCTCAGTCGAGGCATCGGCTGGCAG GGGATAGGAATTCTACTAGATGGACTCTTTGGCACATGCACTGGCTCAACCGTCTCTGT AGAGAATGTGGGGCTTCTGGGAGCAACCAGAGTCGGGAGCCGCAGAGTTGTTCAAATATCTGCTGGTTTTATGATATTCTTCTCTATGTTAG GAAAATTTGGAGCTCTGTTTGCATCAATACCGTTCCCGATATTTGCTGCAGTCTATTGTGTATTGTTCGGTCTTGTTG CGGCCGTAGGCCTCTCGTTTTTGCAGTTCACTAACATGAACTCAATGCGCAACCTTTTCATCACCGGCGTGTCCCTGTTCCTTGGTCTCTCTATTCCCGAATACTTCTTCAGCTACACCCAATCTGCTCGCCATGGACCTGCACACACAGATGCTGGATGG TTCAATGACTTCATAAACACCATTTTCTCGTCACCGCCAACTGTTGCACTGATCGTGGCTGTCTTCCTCGACAACACTCTTGAGTTCAAGGACACCGCAAGGGATAGAGGAATGCCATGGTGGGCCAGATTCCGAACTTTCAAAGGTGATAGCAGGAATGAAGAGTTCTACACTCTTCCTTTCAACCTAAACCGCTTCTTTCCTCCATCTTGA